The Enterococcus rotai genome includes a window with the following:
- a CDS encoding DUF5067 domain-containing protein — MSMKKIVLIGVGILVVGGILANMGSDSKEEGSTKKEATTSNVTKPKKGTTTSKVVEKQEEAPAETDAGDLGDYHVVIKELTFAKDYDGADVAVIDYEFTNNSDKNAMFVSSITTKAFQNGIALESAIMMESGYVDSLTEIQPGATLNLKVPYKLADMTAPVSVEATKLFSNKVKLTKEFILQ; from the coding sequence ATGAGCATGAAGAAAATTGTTTTGATTGGGGTCGGCATTTTAGTAGTAGGCGGTATTCTAGCAAATATGGGCTCTGATTCTAAAGAAGAAGGAAGCACCAAAAAAGAAGCGACTACAAGTAACGTAACAAAACCTAAAAAAGGGACGACTACAAGCAAAGTAGTGGAAAAACAAGAAGAAGCCCCAGCTGAAACTGATGCAGGTGATTTAGGTGATTATCATGTTGTGATCAAAGAATTGACCTTTGCAAAAGATTACGATGGAGCAGATGTCGCGGTGATTGATTATGAGTTTACAAATAACAGTGATAAAAATGCGATGTTTGTATCATCGATCACAACAAAAGCTTTTCAAAATGGGATTGCCTTAGAATCGGCTATTATGATGGAATCAGGGTATGTGGATTCCTTGACTGAAATCCAACCAGGAGCGACATTGAATTTAAAGGTTCCTTATAAATTAGCAGATATGACCGCACCAGTATCCGTTGAGGCAACGAAATTATTTAGTAATAAAGTGAAATTAACAAAAGAGTTTATTTTGCAGTAA
- the tyrP gene encoding tyrosine-tyramine antiporter — translation MNKKLSLFGLIGITMAFFGTVRSVPTLASTGWAQIFYMLIAACCFALPIALISAELSTGWPEEGGPQVWVRNAFGEKWGFVTSWLLWVQMFFGMVMVASTVGVLLGYVINRPDLGHNNLFIFTMILISYWGITLLNLKFDMVKIAGDWGAVIGVYIPFVALVILGMMYMAKHGINQDSYLGHFEASKLLPDFSDLGSLPTLTGIIFIFAGVEISSVHANNIDNPKRNYPIAVIASVLLLVVFNLAAGLSVADSVPAGKMELANITQPFVIMTQDLGIPAIFNNIISLMILIGVLVQLSAWVLGPSKSMIKVAEEGNLPPFFQKRNGKGIPIVFVMIQAIVISLVSFLYVVVPDISAAFLIITITTTILYCVVYLLISLSAIKLRYSMPSVERPFRLGSKGNGLMWFVSGLAIVSVIVTILVSLIPPTSVPQSGHVAYVIYQVAATVIMIGIALIIYKNKKPEWKKFDK, via the coding sequence ATGAATAAGAAATTATCATTATTTGGATTAATCGGAATTACCATGGCCTTTTTCGGAACGGTTCGTAGTGTTCCAACATTAGCATCGACAGGATGGGCACAAATATTTTATATGTTGATTGCAGCTTGTTGCTTTGCTTTACCAATTGCGTTGATTTCAGCTGAATTATCAACTGGTTGGCCAGAAGAAGGCGGTCCACAAGTTTGGGTACGTAATGCTTTTGGCGAAAAATGGGGCTTTGTTACTTCATGGTTACTATGGGTACAAATGTTTTTCGGAATGGTGATGGTAGCATCAACCGTTGGTGTATTACTTGGTTATGTAATCAATCGTCCCGATCTTGGACACAATAACTTATTTATTTTTACTATGATATTGATTTCATATTGGGGTATTACATTACTTAATTTGAAATTTGACATGGTTAAAATTGCTGGTGACTGGGGTGCTGTGATCGGTGTTTATATTCCTTTTGTTGCACTAGTTATTTTAGGGATGATGTACATGGCAAAACATGGGATCAACCAAGATAGTTATTTAGGTCATTTTGAAGCAAGTAAGTTATTACCAGATTTTAGCGACTTAGGTAGCTTACCAACCTTGACAGGGATCATCTTCATTTTTGCTGGAGTAGAAATTTCTTCTGTTCACGCCAATAATATTGATAATCCAAAACGGAATTATCCAATCGCCGTTATTGCATCTGTTTTACTATTAGTTGTCTTCAACTTAGCGGCTGGTTTAAGTGTAGCAGATAGCGTACCAGCTGGAAAAATGGAATTAGCGAATATTACGCAACCATTTGTAATCATGACGCAAGACCTTGGAATTCCAGCGATTTTCAATAACATTATTTCCTTGATGATCTTAATCGGTGTACTTGTTCAATTAAGTGCTTGGGTTTTAGGTCCAAGTAAATCAATGATCAAAGTTGCAGAAGAAGGGAACTTACCACCATTCTTCCAAAAACGTAATGGAAAAGGTATTCCAATCGTTTTTGTGATGATCCAAGCAATCGTTATCTCACTTGTTTCATTCTTGTATGTAGTAGTACCGGATATTAGTGCAGCGTTCTTGATCATTACAATTACAACAACAATCCTTTATTGTGTGGTGTATCTGTTGATCTCACTTTCAGCAATCAAATTGCGTTATAGTATGCCGAGTGTTGAACGTCCATTTAGATTAGGAAGCAAAGGAAACGGCTTGATGTGGTTTGTTTCAGGTTTAGCTATCGTGAGTGTAATTGTTACGATTTTAGTCAGCTTGATTCCACCAACTTCTGTTCCTCAAAGCGGACATGTTGCTTATGTGATTTACCAAGTAGCAGCAACCGTGATCATGATCGGAATTGCCTTGATCATTTATAAAAACAAGAAACCGGAATGGAAGAAATTCGATAAATAA
- a CDS encoding serine/threonine-protein kinase — protein sequence MGNVNNLKQFSYKEIEPLTDQINGPILVRENDTKEFFVKKCYPLYLQDNLMTLQKIKHSNLPSIQEVVIEDGQLYLYEEFIHGKTLTEIIKTSETLETKMILKRTLDLLEALIALHNEGLVHRDVKPGNIMLTNDGVLKLIDFDAVRVFEEEKETDTVQLGTIGFASPEQFGFAQTDARSDLYSVGVVINVCSIKEYPKKQLSFDPFLHDLIVKATKLDPKNRYQSAMEMQAAVKEKWNQLNAAQQQTVEPVGISKKAIDDSEQQHVKTPIRSFLGNYVPGFRTGQPWKMTLAIIYYVFVLIGLPGTIYEGRTMSEKLLVALDGSILFILPVLLFTNFLNFHEKIPLLNAKKNVLRGIGYSLLVLSWLIYYGLFLFVTNGGVRK from the coding sequence ATGGGAAATGTAAATAATCTAAAGCAATTTTCTTATAAAGAAATTGAACCATTAACAGATCAAATCAATGGACCGATTCTTGTTAGAGAAAACGATACGAAAGAATTTTTTGTCAAAAAATGTTACCCGCTTTATTTGCAGGATAATTTGATGACACTTCAAAAAATTAAACACAGTAATTTACCTAGCATTCAAGAAGTTGTGATCGAGGACGGGCAACTCTATTTATACGAAGAATTTATTCACGGGAAAACATTGACAGAAATCATTAAAACATCCGAAACATTGGAGACTAAAATGATTTTAAAACGCACGCTGGATTTATTAGAGGCTTTGATTGCTCTTCACAATGAAGGGTTAGTTCATCGTGATGTGAAACCCGGAAATATTATGCTGACGAATGATGGCGTACTAAAATTGATCGATTTTGATGCAGTGAGAGTATTTGAAGAGGAGAAAGAAACGGACACTGTGCAGTTAGGAACAATCGGTTTTGCCTCACCGGAACAGTTTGGCTTTGCGCAAACAGATGCCAGAAGTGATCTATATTCGGTAGGAGTCGTGATCAATGTTTGTTCAATCAAAGAGTATCCTAAAAAGCAACTGAGTTTCGATCCATTTTTACATGATCTTATTGTGAAAGCCACAAAATTGGACCCTAAAAATCGCTATCAGTCAGCAATGGAAATGCAAGCAGCTGTTAAAGAAAAATGGAATCAGTTAAACGCAGCTCAACAGCAGACAGTTGAACCAGTTGGAATTTCTAAAAAGGCCATTGATGATAGTGAACAGCAACATGTAAAGACGCCAATCCGTTCGTTTTTAGGCAACTATGTACCGGGATTTCGGACCGGCCAGCCATGGAAGATGACATTGGCAATTATTTATTATGTGTTTGTATTGATCGGGCTACCAGGGACTATTTACGAAGGCAGAACAATGAGTGAAAAGCTTTTAGTAGCGCTGGATGGTAGTATTCTTTTTATTTTACCTGTGCTGTTATTTACGAATTTTCTAAACTTTCATGAAAAAATTCCCTTGCTGAACGCTAAGAAAAATGTCCTGCGCGGAATCGGTTATAGTTTGTTGGTTCTTAGTTGGTTGATCTACTATGGTTTATTTTTATTTGTTACCAACGGAGGCGTTAGAAAGTAA
- the tdc gene encoding tyrosine decarboxylase translates to MKTLEETIVKNFNTDDTNLKALFIGDKGENVDLFKELLNKMIDEHVGWRQNYMPQDLPVITPQDRSSKSFQETADNMRSVFNVLSSRLRTESLPWHSAGRFWGHMNAETLMPSIIAYTTAMLWNGNNVAYESSPATSQMEEEVGLEFATLMSYKNGWGHIAADGSIANLEGLWYARNMKSLPFAIKAVVPEMVAGKTDWELLNMSTTEVLDILDQVQDQFDEIKAQSARSGKNLDKLGKWIVPQTKHYSWLKAADIIGIGLDQVIAGEVNSEYRMDIEKLEAQIRDLAAQGVPTLGVVGVVGSTEEGQVDRIDQIIALRDKLAKEGIYFYVHVDAAYGGYGRSIFLDENDQFIEWDKIEEVYAKHNIFQEKNDWLTREVYESFKAIEQAESVTIDPHKMGYIPYSAGGVVIKDIRMRDVISYFATYVFEKGADIPALLGAYILEGSKAGATAAAVWTAHKVLPLNVTGYGKLMGASIEGAYHFYHFIDGLEFKVGDKTIEIHALTKPDFNMVDYVFNEKGNTDLVKMNKLNHDFYDYASYAKGGLYNNEFITSHTDFAIEEYGHSPFEFVNSLGFSRAEWERADKVTILRAAGMSPYMNDKEVFDDYAAKIKTAIQEKLEAIYAEQ, encoded by the coding sequence ATGAAAACATTGGAGGAAACTATCGTGAAAAATTTCAATACTGACGATACGAATTTAAAAGCATTATTTATAGGTGACAAAGGTGAAAACGTTGATTTATTCAAAGAATTATTAAATAAAATGATTGATGAGCATGTAGGTTGGAGACAAAATTATATGCCACAAGATTTACCTGTTATTACACCGCAAGATAGAAGTTCTAAAAGTTTCCAAGAGACGGCCGACAATATGAGAAGTGTTTTCAATGTGTTGTCTTCACGTTTAAGAACAGAATCTCTTCCTTGGCACTCAGCAGGTCGTTTCTGGGGTCATATGAACGCTGAAACATTAATGCCATCAATTATTGCCTATACAACTGCAATGCTTTGGAACGGCAATAACGTGGCTTATGAATCATCACCAGCAACATCACAAATGGAAGAAGAAGTTGGCTTAGAATTTGCTACATTGATGAGCTATAAAAATGGTTGGGGTCACATCGCGGCAGATGGCTCAATCGCTAACTTAGAAGGTCTATGGTATGCCCGCAATATGAAATCTTTACCATTCGCTATCAAAGCAGTTGTACCAGAAATGGTTGCGGGTAAAACAGATTGGGAATTATTAAATATGTCTACAACAGAAGTGCTAGATATTTTAGATCAAGTGCAAGACCAATTTGATGAAATCAAAGCACAATCTGCTCGTAGTGGTAAAAACTTAGATAAATTAGGAAAATGGATCGTACCGCAAACAAAACATTATTCATGGTTAAAAGCAGCTGACATCATCGGAATCGGTTTAGATCAAGTAATTGCTGGTGAAGTAAACAGCGAATACCGTATGGATATTGAGAAATTAGAAGCACAAATTCGTGATTTAGCAGCACAAGGCGTTCCTACTCTTGGAGTTGTCGGCGTTGTTGGCTCAACCGAAGAAGGTCAAGTTGACCGGATCGATCAAATCATTGCTTTACGAGATAAATTAGCAAAAGAAGGTATCTATTTCTACGTACATGTTGACGCTGCGTATGGTGGTTACGGCCGTTCAATCTTCTTAGATGAAAATGACCAATTTATCGAATGGGATAAAATTGAAGAAGTTTATGCAAAACATAACATCTTCCAAGAAAAAAATGATTGGTTAACAAGAGAAGTTTATGAATCATTTAAAGCAATCGAACAAGCTGAATCAGTAACGATCGATCCACACAAAATGGGTTACATCCCTTATTCAGCTGGTGGTGTCGTGATCAAAGATATCCGCATGCGTGACGTGATTTCTTACTTTGCAACATACGTATTTGAAAAAGGTGCAGATATTCCTGCATTGCTAGGAGCTTATATTCTTGAAGGGTCTAAAGCTGGTGCAACTGCAGCTGCTGTTTGGACTGCGCATAAAGTATTGCCACTAAACGTAACTGGTTATGGTAAATTGATGGGCGCAAGTATTGAAGGAGCTTATCACTTCTATCATTTCATCGATGGCTTAGAATTTAAAGTCGGTGACAAAACAATCGAAATCCATGCTTTAACAAAACCAGATTTTAACATGGTCGATTATGTATTCAATGAAAAAGGCAATACAGATCTTGTGAAAATGAATAAATTGAATCATGATTTCTATGACTATGCCTCTTATGCAAAAGGTGGATTATATAACAATGAATTCATCACATCACATACCGATTTTGCTATCGAAGAATATGGTCACAGCCCATTTGAATTTGTTAACAGTCTTGGTTTCTCTCGCGCTGAATGGGAACGTGCTGATAAAGTAACGATCTTACGTGCAGCCGGTATGTCACCATACATGAATGACAAAGAAGTCTTTGATGACTATGCAGCAAAAATCAAAACAGCGATCCAAGAAAAATTAGAAGCGATCTACGCTGAGCAATAA
- the tyrS gene encoding tyrosine--tRNA ligase: MTNIIDELEWRGAINQQTDSEGLREYVETNSISLYCGVDPTGDSMHIGHLIPFMMLKRFQAFGHHPFILIGGATGTIGDPSGRTTERQLQTMETVQHNVDSLTRQMEKLFAVDTDNTLTLVNNYDWTHNLTLLDFLRDFGKFFNINTMLAKDIVASRLETGISFTEFTYQILQSMDFLHLFQNNNVRMQIGGADQWGNITAGLDLIRKKEGADAKAFGLTIPLMLKADGTKFGKTAGGAVWLDPEKTTPYEFYQFWVNQDDRDVIKYLKFFTFLTKEEIDALEVKVETEPHLREAQRVLAAEMTKFVHSEEDLNDALAISEALFSGNVKNLTSKQIEEGFKNMPTVETEILDQNLVDWLIELGIEPSKRQAREDISNGAISINGDRIKELDFIVTAEHSFDGKFIIVRKGKKQYTLVKLISK; encoded by the coding sequence ATGACAAACATTATTGATGAATTAGAATGGCGTGGCGCCATCAACCAACAAACAGATAGCGAAGGGTTGCGTGAATACGTTGAAACCAATAGCATTTCACTATATTGCGGTGTGGACCCTACAGGAGACAGCATGCATATTGGGCATTTGATTCCTTTTATGATGCTAAAAAGATTCCAAGCCTTTGGACATCATCCCTTTATTTTGATTGGTGGCGCAACTGGAACAATTGGAGACCCAAGTGGAAGAACAACAGAGCGTCAGTTACAAACAATGGAAACAGTCCAACATAACGTTGACTCTTTAACTCGTCAAATGGAAAAATTATTTGCAGTCGATACTGACAACACATTGACTTTAGTGAACAACTACGATTGGACACATAATCTTACTCTATTAGATTTCCTAAGAGACTTTGGTAAATTCTTTAACATCAACACGATGCTTGCAAAAGATATCGTAGCGAGCCGTTTGGAAACGGGAATTTCATTTACAGAATTCACGTACCAAATCCTACAATCAATGGACTTTTTACACCTATTCCAAAATAACAACGTCCGCATGCAAATCGGTGGTGCTGATCAATGGGGGAATATCACAGCTGGTCTAGATTTGATTCGTAAAAAAGAAGGCGCAGATGCAAAAGCCTTTGGTTTAACGATTCCTTTGATGTTAAAAGCAGACGGCACAAAATTTGGGAAAACAGCTGGTGGTGCGGTTTGGCTTGATCCAGAAAAAACAACACCATACGAATTCTACCAATTCTGGGTGAACCAAGATGACCGTGACGTGATCAAATACTTGAAATTCTTTACCTTCTTAACAAAAGAAGAAATTGATGCACTAGAAGTTAAAGTAGAAACTGAACCACATTTACGTGAAGCACAACGCGTATTAGCTGCTGAAATGACTAAATTTGTGCATAGTGAAGAAGATTTAAACGATGCATTAGCAATCTCAGAAGCGTTATTTTCTGGTAATGTAAAAAATCTAACCTCTAAACAAATTGAAGAAGGCTTTAAAAATATGCCTACGGTTGAAACAGAAATACTTGATCAAAATCTTGTAGACTGGTTGATCGAACTGGGTATTGAACCTTCTAAACGTCAAGCAAGAGAAGATATTTCAAATGGCGCGATTTCAATCAATGGTGATCGAATCAAAGAGTTAGACTTTATCGTTACAGCAGAACACAGTTTTGATGGAAAATTCATCATTGTTAGAAAAGGGAAAAAACAATACACATTAGTAAAATTAATTTCTAAGTAA
- the nhaC gene encoding Na+/H+ antiporter NhaC produces MKKYQVNFNEAVFLLITLLLMIGTSIIGFGIPAHVAILLAIGYLLLFAVYKKFSWDFVHDALIEGVTSGIIPMLIFILIGALISVWIAVGTIPTIMVLGFSFLSVKFFMPTVFIVCGIVGGAVGSSFTTISTIGIAFLGMGSLIGVDPALTTGAIVSGAFLGNSISPLSDTVNLAAAISEVDLFEHLKNTYKTAIPAAILSFGYFLFMGLRYDGALDSTGIHAIVNTLNANFSISFVELIPLAILFVCAWKKIPAIPTLLLSICASLILLFFTTNHFSFVETADIIQNGFVAHTGNTQVDELLSRGGIQSMMWSVSLIILALALGGLLVKMEIIECLLQRFETAINSRQKLIFITMMSSFGVNGLIGEQYLSIILPGKSFINKFKEKKVPLTMLSRSLNDAGSVVNPLIPWGVSGVFISGTLGIATINYLPYAVFCYALPLVSFFVTIMSKKKTEK; encoded by the coding sequence ATGAAAAAATATCAAGTAAATTTTAATGAAGCAGTTTTCTTATTAATAACATTATTGTTGATGATCGGTACAAGTATTATTGGCTTTGGCATTCCTGCTCATGTCGCTATATTGCTTGCGATTGGCTATTTGCTTTTGTTTGCGGTGTATAAAAAGTTTTCTTGGGATTTTGTTCATGATGCGTTGATTGAGGGGGTTACTTCTGGCATCATTCCTATGCTGATTTTTATTTTGATTGGTGCTTTGATCAGTGTATGGATCGCCGTTGGAACGATTCCAACGATCATGGTTTTAGGTTTTTCTTTCTTATCGGTGAAGTTTTTTATGCCGACTGTTTTTATTGTTTGCGGGATCGTAGGTGGTGCTGTAGGTAGCTCATTTACCACGATATCAACGATCGGGATTGCCTTTTTGGGAATGGGGAGCTTGATTGGTGTTGATCCAGCCTTGACAACAGGTGCCATTGTTTCCGGGGCTTTTTTAGGAAATTCAATTTCACCACTTTCAGATACAGTAAATTTAGCTGCGGCAATTTCAGAAGTCGATTTATTTGAACATTTGAAAAATACATATAAAACAGCGATTCCTGCAGCGATCCTTTCGTTTGGCTATTTTTTGTTCATGGGGTTGCGTTATGATGGGGCTTTGGACAGTACAGGTATTCATGCAATTGTTAATACGTTAAATGCTAATTTTTCGATTTCATTTGTTGAGCTGATTCCTTTAGCGATCTTGTTCGTTTGTGCTTGGAAAAAAATTCCAGCCATTCCGACCTTGTTATTGAGTATTTGTGCCTCGCTTATTTTACTGTTCTTTACAACCAATCATTTTTCGTTTGTTGAAACAGCTGATATTATCCAAAATGGTTTTGTTGCTCATACAGGAAATACACAAGTGGATGAACTGCTTTCCAGAGGCGGTATTCAAAGTATGATGTGGTCTGTTTCACTGATTATTTTAGCTTTAGCGCTAGGTGGCTTATTAGTAAAAATGGAAATTATCGAGTGCTTACTACAGCGTTTTGAAACAGCGATCAATTCCCGTCAAAAATTGATTTTTATTACGATGATGAGTTCGTTCGGTGTCAATGGGTTGATTGGCGAACAATACCTTTCAATCATTTTACCTGGAAAATCATTTATCAATAAATTTAAAGAAAAAAAAGTTCCGCTAACAATGTTATCTAGGAGCTTGAATGATGCAGGTTCAGTTGTCAATCCATTGATTCCTTGGGGGGTGAGTGGGGTATTCATTTCAGGAACCTTAGGTATCGCCACAATCAATTATTTACCATATGCGGTATTTTGTTACGCCCTACCATTAGTGTCATTTTTTGTTACGATTATGAGTAAAAAGAAAACTGAAAAATAA
- a CDS encoding AI-2E family transporter, producing MSVYEKFIQNERLRRFFVLAIVIFILFLARSMITMILLTFIFTFLALHFVKFVQRYLKIPSLILVLATYSLIVFLVYLAITKYVPVLIHQSVQMYNSVIHFYQTPTDDHNQLLVVIDNYLEKSNLMSQIQNGASILLRYVQDIGSIGLSFILSFILSFFFMIEKKQMADFSKLFLKSDFDWFFQDIYFFADKFVNTFGVVMEAQFFIAVVNTGITTICLALIGFHQLPSLAIMIFILSLIPVAGVIISCIPLSFIAYSEGGINDVIYILVVIIVVHLFESYVLNPKFMSSKTDLPIFYTFVILLISERLFGVWGLIVGIPIFTFFLDILKVKPIHSVSVTEKSSVPPPE from the coding sequence GTGTCGGTTTATGAAAAATTTATTCAAAACGAGCGTTTAAGACGATTTTTTGTTTTAGCGATTGTTATTTTTATTTTGTTTTTAGCTAGAAGTATGATCACAATGATTTTATTAACGTTTATTTTTACATTTTTAGCGCTCCATTTCGTGAAATTTGTTCAGCGTTATTTAAAAATCCCCTCCCTCATCCTTGTTTTGGCGACCTATTCTTTGATTGTTTTTTTAGTCTATCTAGCCATTACAAAATATGTGCCGGTTCTGATTCATCAATCGGTTCAAATGTATAATTCTGTGATTCATTTTTATCAAACTCCGACAGATGATCATAATCAACTTTTAGTCGTTATTGATAATTATCTAGAGAAATCAAACTTAATGTCTCAAATTCAAAATGGGGCTAGTATTCTTCTGCGTTATGTTCAAGATATTGGCTCGATCGGCCTTTCATTTATCCTTTCGTTCATCCTAAGTTTCTTTTTTATGATCGAGAAAAAACAAATGGCAGATTTTTCTAAGTTATTTTTAAAAAGTGATTTTGACTGGTTTTTCCAGGATATTTACTTCTTTGCAGATAAATTTGTCAATACATTTGGTGTTGTTATGGAAGCACAATTTTTTATCGCAGTCGTTAATACCGGTATCACAACGATTTGCTTAGCTTTAATCGGGTTCCATCAGCTGCCAAGCTTAGCGATCATGATTTTTATTTTAAGCTTGATACCAGTTGCTGGTGTGATTATTTCCTGTATTCCATTAAGCTTTATTGCTTATTCTGAAGGCGGTATTAATGATGTGATTTACATCTTAGTAGTGATCATTGTCGTACATTTGTTTGAATCTTATGTACTAAATCCTAAATTTATGTCTAGTAAAACAGATTTACCGATTTTTTATACCTTTGTTATTTTACTGATCAGCGAACGTTTATTTGGTGTTTGGGGCTTGATCGTCGGTATCCCGATTTTTACCTTCTTTTTAGATATTTTAAAGGTTAAACCGATCCATTCAGTTTCAGTTACTGAGAAGAGCTCTGTTCCACCACCAGAATAA
- a CDS encoding helix-turn-helix domain-containing protein: MQEKDTDALLHSLKKAENFQTALSETRDHTIDQTLKDYLNTWLLHKKITKSTVLKKAGITEATGYQYFDGKRNPSREKVIALAIGLDLRLEETNELMKKTGYAQLYPKHPWDAIVIYGITHHLTITEIDDLLYSESLKTFGE, from the coding sequence ATGCAAGAAAAAGATACAGATGCATTACTTCATTCATTAAAAAAAGCCGAAAATTTTCAAACTGCCCTTTCGGAAACTCGGGACCACACGATCGACCAAACCCTAAAAGACTATCTAAATACTTGGCTGCTTCATAAGAAAATAACCAAAAGCACCGTACTAAAAAAAGCCGGAATCACTGAAGCAACTGGGTATCAATATTTTGATGGAAAACGAAATCCCTCAAGGGAAAAAGTAATTGCTCTAGCCATCGGTTTGGACTTACGTTTAGAAGAAACCAATGAGTTGATGAAAAAAACTGGGTATGCCCAACTTTATCCTAAACACCCTTGGGATGCAATCGTGATCTATGGTATCACTCATCATTTAACCATCACGGAAATCGATGATTTATTGTATAGTGAATCACTTAAAACATTCGGCGAATAA